The nucleotide sequence GAAGAACGGAATCAGACCCGGAAAAACTGACAAAACTGTACGAGGAGGGCTACCAGCAGGCCAGAAAACAGATGGAAGATTTAAAACGTTATCTGGGGTGCAGTAAAACACAGACGATTTAATACAGTATCCGGGATGCGGTGAAAAGAGGTGACAGCTTTTGGGACAGCAGTATTTCAATAAGGCATTGTCAGATTTTGTAAAGGATATGGCAAACGGCGGCGCCATCCGCCATCTGGCGGATTTGGGCTATACCGTAAAACAGATTGCAGAAACCATTGATTACCCGGCGTCCCAAAAACAGGTGGCAGAAAGGGTATGGCGTTATTATCTGGAGCAGGGGATGATTCTGCTGGAAGAACCGTCTGCAGGCACTGCCCTGGAAAAAGTCACCTATGTAAAAGAATACGGGAGGTACGGAAAAGTGCATTTCCGGAAAGTGGCAGAACCGGTGGAGAATGGTTCTGCTGAATATATTCCCTGTGATTTTGGCCGGAAGCGGTATCAGGATGAAGCATTATTTCTGAAAGAGCTTGAATGCCTGGAGGAACAGGACCGGGACTATATTCTGGGACTGCCCTGGCCCCTGCAGCGGGTCTGGCATGTGGCAGATAAGAGAATGACAGGAATCATGGACAGGCTGTCAGAAACTGCTGAAAGAACATTCCCGGCATTGCCGGAGAGGAGATAGCATATGAAGATATTTCATCTGTCGGATTTGCATATTGGCAGACAATTATACAATTACAGCCTCAGAGATAATCAGCAGGCGGTTCTTTCTCAGATTGTGAAACAGGCCGGCCTGCACAGGCCGGATGTGATTTTAATCTGCGGCGATATTTTTGACCGCTCAGTGCCTTCCGGAGAGGCTTATACTATTTTTGACAGATTTCTGCAGGAACTTTCAGAATTGAGCCCTCAGATTCCGGTTCTGGTGATTGCCGGAAATCATGATAATGCCCAGCGGCTGAATTACGCCAGTTCTTTTCTGGAAAAGCATCGGATATATGTGTCGGTAATGGCTCCCACCCGGCCGGAGGAACATCTGAAAAAGATTGTGCTGGAGGACGACTGGGGAGAGGTGAATTTCTATCTGCTGCCCTTTTTAAAGCCCGGCTATGTGAGGCATCTGTTTGAGGAAGGGACGGTGACAGATTATGAAAGCGCGGTGCGGGAAATCCTGCTGCGGGAGGAAATTGATTACAGCAAACGGAATGTATTGCTGTCCCATCAGTTTTATACCGGGACAGGGCAGGAAACTCAGACCTGCGATTCGGAACAGTCTGTGCTGATGGTGGGAGGACTGGACAATATTGACGTCTCCGTGGTGGAAAAATTTGACTACGCTGCCCTGGGACATATTCACGGCCCTCAGAAAGTAAAATTTCCTCATATCCGCTACTGCGGGACGCCCCTGAAATATTCTGTCAGCGAGGAACATCATAAGAAATCCATTACCATGGCCGCGCTGGGACAAAAGGGGGAAGAAATCCGTATAGAAACCATACCCCTGGAGCCTGTATATGACGTGCGGCGGGAACGGGGACTTCTGCAGGAAATTATCGGAAGAGCCACCCAGGAAAACCGCCGGGATTTTGTCAGCGTTACCCTGACGGATGAAAAGGAGCCTTACCATCCCAGAGAGCAGTTAGAGGAGGTCTATGAACATCTGCTGGAGATTAACATCGACAATACCAGAACCAGAAATCTTCTGGAAATCCAGGAGGAAAGCTGCAGTTTTCTGAGTCCCATGGAGGCTTTCCGGGGATTTTATCAGGAAATGCAGGGGCAGCCATTGGGAGAGGAAGAGGAACGGTTAATCGGAGAAGTTCTGGAGGAACTGGGAGGAGAACAATGAAAATAAGAAACATTCCGGAAGAACCGGGAGGAGAACGATGAAACCCATAAAACTTGTTATGTCAGCCTTTGGCTCTTATGCCGGAGAGGAAGTTCTGGATTTTCGGGACAGAAACCAGGGGGTGTTTCTGATTACCGGAGACACAGGAGCCGGAAAAACCACCATATTTGACGCCATCACCTATGCATTGTACGACCAGACCAGCGGCGGGCTGCGGGAAGGAGATATGATGCGCAGCCAGTACGCGGAGCCGGAAACGCCCACGTTCGTGGAATTTACGTTTTCCTGCGGGAAAGAAGAATACAGAGTTCGCCGCAACCCCAATTACCGGAGGCAGAGCAAACGGAAGAACAAAGAAGGAACATACGCCATGACGAAAGAATCCGCTTCCGCTGCACTGTGGCTGCCGGACGGACAGGAATTTCCAGGGAAAATCAGGGAAATCAATGAGAAAATTGTGGAAATTCTGGGCCTGGGAGCATCCCAGTTCACCCAGACTGCCATGATTGCCCAGGGGGAATTTCTGCGGCTTCTCCATGCTTCTTCCAGAGAGCGGAAAGAAATATTTGCCAGAATATTTGACACCGGGGTTTATGCTGCCCTCCAGATGAAACTGCGGGAGCGGAGCAAATGCCTGTACGGGCAGCTTGAGGATAACCGGAAGCTCTGTGACCATGAAATACAGGGGGTACGGTATCTGCCGGACAGTACCGCCGGAAATTTATGGGAGGAAAGCCGCGGTCTGCTGGAGACAAACCCGGAGCAGATACTGGAAAGTCTGGACGCATTGATTCGGGAGCTGGAGGCCGGGGAAACAGAAGTACGGTCCAGGGAGGAGACACTTCGGAAAGAGCTGGAAGAAAATGCCTGGAAGCTCCGGCAGGCCAGGGAAATCAATCAGTTATTTCAGCGGATAGAAGAAGCAGAGGGTGAGATTGCCAGAGGCAGAAAAGAGGTGCGGCAGCAAAAGGAGCAGGAGCAGAAAAAGATCGTGGAGCTCCAGGAGAGTACCTGCAGATATGAGAGGCGAATGCCGGAACTGTCGGAGCAGATTGCCGGATGGCGCAGTTATCTGCCGAAGTATGCACTGCTGAAAGAAAAACAGCAGGCGGCAGCGCAGGCTCAAAAACACCAGAAACAGGTAGAAAGTAACTGTCGTCAGGTGCAGCAGCAACTGGAAACGGTAATTGTTTCCCAGGAACAGGCACAGAAACAGCAGCAGATTCTGGAAGAAACAGCGGTAAATCTGCCCTTGCTTGAGGAACAGGTGAAATCCCTGGCAGACCGTCAGTCTTTGCTGGAAGAAATGAGTGAAACGTTAAAACGCCTGAATCATCAGGAAAGAAAGCGGGAAGAACAGCGGCGAAAGACAGAGACATCTCTGCAGATATTTCAGGAAAAAAGCAGGGAATACGAGGAAAAAAATCAGCGCTTTATCAGAGAACAGGTGGGAATGATTGCAGAAACCCTCCGGGAGGGAGAACCCTGTCCCGTATGCGGTTCCCGGATTCATCCCCAAAAAGCGAAACTGTCCGAGGGAGCAGTTACCCGGCGACAGGTGGAACAGGCCAAAAAGGAGCGGGAACAGGCAGACCAGGACTTGAATCTGTGCAGGGAAGTATTTCAGAAGGTGCAGGAAACCTGCGAGAAGGAGAAATACCGGTTGGAACAGGATGGTGCACGAATGTTTGGCGGAGCATTTCATCCGGAAATGATTCCTTCGGCCCTGACTGATTGCCGAGAAAAGGCGGAGCAGACAAAGGCCCGGTTAAAAGAAGGAAAAATGCAGGAAAAGAAACTGCAGCAGTTGAAGGAAAGGCAGCAGCAGTTACAGCAGGAGAAAGAAAGACTGGAGCAGGAGAAAGAAGCATTTACGCAGAAACAGTATGAAGCAAAGCTGGCTTTTGAGACTGCCGCCCAGGCCGGACAGTCCCTGCTGGAGGAACTGCCTTTTTCCTCAGAGCGTGAACTGAAACAGCATCTGGAACAGGCGGAACAGGAAAAAGCCGGACTGGAAAGCGAGAAGTCCCGGTCAGAGAAGTCTTTACAGAAGCTGCAGCAGGAACTGGCCCGGAATCAGGGAATCCTGACGGAACAGCAGAAAAATCTGGAACTGTTAAAGCAGCAGTCGGAGGGAAAGGAACCGGTGGATACCGCTCCTGTGCTGGAACGGGAGCAGCAGTTAAAGAAGCAGGCTCAGAAACTGGAGCAGGAAAAATTGCAGCTTGTTTCTTTCATAAGCCGGAACAGCCAGGCCAGGCAGCAGCTTGGCAGACTGGAACACCAGCGAAAATCTTTAAAAGAACAGTATGAGCTTGTCAGCAATCTGGATAAAACGGCCAACGGCAATCTGGCACAGCATATCCGGATGGATTTTCAGACCTATGTGCAGCGCCGCTATTTTCATTCCATTATCAGGGAGGCCAACCGGCGGCTGGTGAAGATAAACGGCAGTCAGTTTATTCTGCGGTGCCGGGAGCTGGAAAATCTTGGCAGACAGGGAGAAGCCGGGCTGGATCTGGATGTGTACGATCTGGTAACGGACCGGGTGCGGGACGTAAAAACCCTTTCCGGGGGAGAGTCATTTCTGGCAGCCCTTTCCATGGCCCTTGGCATGGCGGATGTGATTCGCAATACTGCAGGCCGGGTACACCTGGACACCATGTTTATCGACGAGGGATTCGGTTCCCTGGATGAAGAAGCCAGACGCAGAGCCATCGGAATTCTGAATGAGCTGGCAGGAGATACCCGTCTGGTAGGTATTATTTCCCATGTGACAGAGTTGAAAGAGCAGATGGAGAGGAAACTGGTAATCAGTAAAAGCCAGAAGGGCAGTCATGCCAGATGGGTACCGGATGGACAGACGTATTTCAGATAGTGGCATTGCGTTACTTTTTATAACAGAGAGGAACAGCAGGAGATACTCAGAATGGATATGGCAATTTTGTCAGATGGTGAAGTGCAGGGTATCATTGAATTTTGCAGTATACCCAGAAGCCGGAGTGAAATTGCCAGCTACCTTCGCATAAAAACCATTTATTACGTGATGTCTCATTATGTGAATCCGCTGCTGGAAACGGGACAGCTGAAAATGACCATACCGGATAAGCCCGGAAGTAAAAATCAGAAGTATTACAGCGATGCGCCGGAGGAACTGAACAGATAAAATGTAAAAGGGAAAGAATAAAAGGAGCCTGTCATGAAAATATATTTCATCCGCCACGGAGCCACCAGAGGCAACCGGGAACATCGGTATGTGGGACGCACCGACGAGGGAATTCCGGAATCCGAAAAAGAACGGCTGAGAGAGAGAGGCAGATTGCTGCCTGAGCCGGAAGGAATGTTTGTCAGTCCAAGCCGCCGCTGTCTGGAAACCGCGCGGGCATTGTTTCCGGAGGTATTCAGCCAGAAGGGGCGGGTCATTGCGGAAACGGATTTGCGGGAAATGGACTTTGGAGAATTTGAATATAAAAATTATCAGGAACTAAATGGAAATCCTGCATATCAGAAATTTCTTGACAGTGGCGGACAGACAGGATTTCCGGGAGGAGAGGAGCCGGATGCATTCCGGCGCCGGTGCCGGGAAGCCTTTTTCCGGTGTATCCGTACCGCACAGGAACATCAATGGGAAACCGTGGGATTTACAGTCCATGGCGGGACGATTATGTCCATTATGGAAGGATTTGCAGAGCCGCCCAGGGGGTATTTTGAGTACCAGGTACAGAATGGCTGCGGATATATCACAGAGCTTGCCATGAAAGCCAGTGATAATCCGGAAAACGCCGCAGAGTTTCCCATAAAAGCCAGTGATAATCCGGAAAATGCCGCAGGGTTTCCCATAAAAGCCGGCAATAAACCGGACGGTTCCACAGGGGAAATTTCAGAATCGCAAAAAGAACGGTTTTCAATCAAACTAACCATAGAGGAGGAAATAAAATGAAGATTATATTTTTGGATGCAAAGACAATTGGAGAAGACATGGACTTATCCGGATACGAAGCATTGGGAGAAGTGGTAAAATATGACTTTTCCACACCTGAAGAAGCCGGTCAGCGGGTAAGGGACGCGGATGTTATTATTGTAAACAAGGTTCCGGTAAATGAACAGACCATCGGGAATGCCAAAAATCTGAAACTGGTATGTGTGGCGGCAACCGGTACTAATAATCTGGACAAAGATTATCTGGATAAACGGGGAATTGCATGGCGCAATGTGGCAGGCTATTCCACCGAATGCGTGACCCAGCATACCTTTGCACTGCTGTTTTACCTGCTGGAACATCTGCCCTATTACGACAAGTATGTAAAATCGGAAAAATACGTGGGAGACCGGATTTTTACTCATTTTGATAAAAAATTTACAGAGCTGGACGGGAAGACATGGGGAATTATCGGCATGGGCGCCATCGGCAGAAGGGTGGCGGAAGCAGCAAAAATTTTTGGCTGCAATGTGATTTACTATTCCACCTCCGGAAAAAATAATCAGCCGGGATACCAGCGGGTGGAACTGGACGAACTGCTGGCAAAATCTGACATAGTATCCGTTCATGCCCCGCTGACGCCGGAAACAGAAGGGCTGATGGATAAAAAGGCTTTTGAAAAAATGAAAAAGTCTGCCATTTTCCTGAACCTGGGGAGAGGCCCCATTGTGGCAGAACAGGATCTGGCAGACGCTTTGAAAAACGGAGAAATTATGGCGGCCGGACTGGATGTGCTTTGTGTGGAACCCATGAGTCCGGAAAATCCCCTGAAAGAAATCAAAGACAGCGGAAAACTGCTGATTACGCCTCATATTGCCTGGGCCAGCGTAGAGGCCAGAACCCGGCTTGTAAATACCATACTGGGCCAGATTCAGGATTTTTTTGTCTTATAGAAAAAAACTATATTGCTGTGAAGCGTTAAAATATGTGGAATTCCAAATTTAACTGGGTATTCCCGCATCAAGACCGCTGTGGTAGGAGTTATTTCCAAGGCTTTTTGACAGCCTGTGAATCCCAAGGGTCTCCGCGGGGGTGAAAGGCCGTTCCTGAAACAGTGCATACAAAGCAGTGAGCGTTTCCCTGTACCGTTCTCCGGCAGCTTCCATCAAATCCGGAAAGGAAGCGTCGGAGAACAGGGAGGGGGCCCAGGGATTGTTCCACAGGCAGTGGCGCAGATTCAGAGGGTCTTTGTGGACAGAAGGTTTTTCATCCGGAATCATGGTGGAAAACAGCGGGTATCCCAGAATCCACTGCTCCAGTTTGCTGATGACAGGCTTTTTCCATCCGGCAGGGTCGTGAAAAAATCTGGTACCAAGCTGAATGGAGCGGATGGCGGCGTGCATGGTAAGACGATGTACAGCAATATGTGGATAAGTCTGAGTGTATACATTATACAGTATCCTGGAAATGGTGCGTATTTCCGCAGGTGAAAGGGAAATTACCCGGTTCTGACGGAAAGCGGCAGGCGGACAGCGTCGGTATAATGCCAGCAGCGTTGTGTCGATTTCTGTTTCCAGGCTCATATGGCGGCCATGGTATCGGTTATTCTTTTCCTGGAATCCGGTTTTCCAGTAGACATAGGGGTGACAGTGGGTATCCAGCAGGTAATGGCCCAGAAAGCCCGCAATATAGGCTTCGGCAATCTGCCGTTCTTTTTTGTCGGAAAACAGCCTGCGGCTGTTCAGCAGATGATGGAGAAAGGAGTTTGGCTGCTCCGTATGGGCCACGGAGCCAATATTGTTTTTATGGATAAGATAGGAAGGCAGGAAATAAAAAAACAGATCGGGCCCCTGCAGCCCCAGGCTGAAAGCAGCATGATTCTGGCGTATGGTCTGTTTCAGAGAATTGGGAGCCATCTGCTTCCAGGTGTTCAGGCCAAACAGATAATGAGTGGTAAATCCAGGCATGATATTGTCCTCCAAATGCGCACTCGTGCGATACGTATTTTTATGTATTAACTGAGACAGGTACAGTTTCTATTATATACAATTTGCCGGGAAAATTACAGACCTGTCATAAGAAACGAAAAAGGGGCGCTCCGTTCATAGCCTGTATTCTGTGCACATACATCCGAGCATGATTCACCTGTCTTACAGGCTATGGCCGGGTGGTTGCTGGTTTTTTATTAAAATCGCAATAATTTATTTACAAAAAACATATAATCCTGTACAATAATAACAATAGGTTATTCCGCTATTTGCCAGAAAAGGAAAATTGTTGGAAAATGTCATGTTATGTGGTTATCAGCTATGGCATATTTGTACAAATCATCCGGAAGCCGGACGTATAAGAGACAGATATGTGCATGTTGAGATAATAATTAACAGGAAAAGGAGAGAAAAAATGGGTAAAGAAATGATTGCAATGCTTCTTGCCGGTGGTCAGGGTTCCCGCCTTTATGCACTGACCCAGAAGCTGGCAAAACCTGCAGTTCCCTTTGGCGGGAAATATCGTATAATTGATTTTCCACTGTCAAACTGTGTGAACTCCGGAATTGATACGGTAGGTATTCTGACACAGTACCAGCCGCTGATTTTGAACGAGTATATTGGAAATGGACAGCCCTGGGACCTGGACCGTCTGTACGGAGGCGTACACGTACTTCCGCCCTATCAGCAGGCATCCGGCTCTGACTGGTATAAAGGAACTGCAAACGCAATATATCAGAATATTTCTTTTATTGACCGCTATGACCCGGAATATGTCATTATTCTTTCCGGTGACCAGATCTGCAAACAGGATTACAGCGATTTCCTTCGGTTCCATAAGGAAAAAGGGGCAGAATTCTCAGTAGCTGTTATGGAGGTACCCTGGGAGGAGGCCTCCAGGTTCGGTCTGATGGTGGCAGATGAGGATGACAAAATTACAGAGTTTCAGGAAAAGCCCAAAGAGCCTAAATCCAATCTGGCTTCTATGGGAATTTATATTTTCAACTGGGATATTCTCAGGAAATATCTTATCGAGGATGAGGAAGACCCCGCTTCGGAAAATGATTTCGGCAATAACATTATCCCCAACCTGCTGAAGGACGGGCGGAAAATGTACGCATATCACTTTAACGGCTACTGGAAAGACGTGGGAACCATTTCTTCTCTCTGGGAAGCAAATATGGAGGTTCTGGACCCGGAACACAGCGGCATTAACCTTTTCGATGAAAAGTGGAAGATTTACAGCCGGAACAGCGGTATGACCGGACATAAAATCAATACGGGCGCCCATGTGGAAAATTCCATGATTACAGACGGGTGCAATATTTCAGGAAATGTGAAGCATTCCATCCTCTTTGCAGGTGTGAAGGTGGAGGAAGGCGCTTATGTGGAAGACGCAGTGGTAATGGGCAATACCATTATCAAAGCAGGCGCTCAGGTAAAACACTGCATCATAGCAGAAAATGTAATTATCGGACAGAATGCTATGGTGGGACAGATGCCGGAAGGCGACGAAGCAGGCGTGGCAACCGTTGGGCCTGGCGTTTATGTAGGCGACGATGCTGTCATCGGACCCAATGCCATGGTCAGTGATAATGTAAAGGATGGTGATAAACAATGACAAATTCCAATAACACAAATGCACTGGGCATTATTTTCCCCAATGCCTATGATGAGCTTGTACCAGAACTGACCAGCGAGCGTCTGATGGCTTCCATTCCTTTTGCAGGACGTTACCGTATGATAGATTTCGTACTGTCCAGTATGGTGAACTGCGGTATTGATAATATTACCGTGCTGGTGCGTGAAAATTATTTCTCATTGCTGGACCACCTCGGTTCCGGACGTGAATGGGATTTGTCCCGTAAGAACGGCGGACTGAATATTTTCCCGCCCTTTGCTCAGAAAAATATGGGTGTTTACACCGGTCGGGTAGGCATGATTGCCAGTATTGTTGGATTTCTGAAATCTCAGAAAGAAAAATATGTGGTGATGTCAGATACCAATATCGCATTTAATTTTGATTTTAAAGCATTGCTGGACGCTCATATTGCAAGTGAGGCGGACGTTACGATTGCATATACGAAGGAAAATCTGCCGGAAAGCATTCTCAAAGCGGACGAACTGAATAAGGGCATGTATTATACCCTTGATTTGGAAGGCGACCGTGTAAAGAGGATACATATCAATTCCCAGGAAACCGGTGCGAAGAATTTCTCCATGAATGTATATGTATTTGAGCGTGAGTATCTGATTAACCTTATCAGCGAAGCATTTAAGAGGGGCAGTACTTATCTGGAGCGTGATATTCTGGTTCCACATCTGGATGAAATGAAAGTAATGGGATACGAGTACAAAGAATATGCTGCACGGATTGACTGTCTGAAAGGTTATTTCGATGCAAATATGAAACTTCTGGATAATGAAAATCTGGAAGCACTGTTTGGCGAGAGCCCCATTTATACAAAAATACGTGACGATAACCCCACCCGCTATGTAAACGGTGCTTCTGCACGGAACGTTATGGTGGCTGACGGTTGCGTTATCGAAGGAGAAATTGAAAACTGCATTCTGTTCCGTGGAGTGAAGATCGGCAAGGGAGCCAAAGTTAAAAATGCAGTCCTGATGCAGGATACTGTCATTGAAGAAGGCGTTCAGGCAGAATACATTATTACAGATAAGAAAGTAAGGGTTTCCGAAGGCAAAGAGCTGAAGGGTACCGATACTTTTCCGATTTTTGTGGCCAAGAAACAGGTAGTTTAAGATTAGATAACAAATGAATGAACCCTGCTGAGTTCCGGAGTGAGATGGAAAATCAGCAGGGTTCTTCTGTTTTGTTACGTTTGTTTGTAACTATTCAGCCTGCAACTGCGCATTTGTTGCGCAGTTAGCAGCCAGTAGTGTAAAACTGCAAGGAATCCGGCCCTTTGCTGAAAGCAAACTTTAAATGGGTCGGATTCCATAACTATGAAGCCGGAAGGCTGAATAGTTACGTTTGTTTCCCAATCTTTGCAGAAATCCTTTACGCGGGGGAATAACAGGGGTATAATTGTATAAAAATAATCATATAATTATTTTTATATGACAAAAGAGGCCATATACATTATGAGAAATGGGAAGGAGATCTGGTCCTTATGCTTGCAGATGCCTTTGTGTAATAATTATAAATGAAGATTTTAGCAGAATGTTGGATAAATGTAAAAAAATTGCAAATGGCGGGAGATTTATTGAATTACGTGTGAATAATTAAAACAGAGAGTGAAATTGACTGAGGGAAGAGTAATATGGAAATACTTTGGAGAAAAAAGTTGGATACAGAAGAATATTCAGCAAGAAAAATAACGATATCAGGTACATTTGGAGTTCACTATGATAAAATACTTTGTTACGAAAGAAATTATGAAACACTTGATAAAGATCAAATAATAGAGTTATTAAAAGACGCCAGGGAGAACAAATGGGATTCTTTAGATCTGTCTAATTGTGGATTGAAAGAATTGCCTGATGAGTTATGGAATTTGCATTCTTTAAAAGTTTTATATTTGGGAAACAGAGCTGAAAAAAATGATCATATAAATACATATCTTGAAATCTCGGAAAAAATAGGAGAGTTAACAAATTTAGAAGCTTTGTCTATTTGCAATATTACCGATGTCCGGATACCTAAAGCATTAAAACAATTACCGCAATTGAGGTATTTAGATTGTTTTGGATGTTGCTTTACAAGTATACCCAATAATTTAATTAATAAAAATATCAGGGCAATTGGTATTGAATGCTCGAATACGAATGAGTTGTCAAAAATTTGCAAAATGAAAAAGTTAGAAGAAATTTTTTTATCAGGCTCTAAAGTTAAAAGTTTACCAATTGAGATGGGAAATTTGACTTCACTTAAAGGATTACATTTGGTAAGGTCGGAAGTTGAAATGATTCCAGAGTCGTTATTGAATTTGAAAGAGCTGAAATTTTTTAATATTGCCATGACTCCTCTTGCAGCTAGCATCCCTGAAGAAATGAAGAAGCAATCGCCTTATAATTTAATATCGTTTATTTGCAGGCAACAAAATCAACAAGAAACGTATTTCTTTAATGAATCTAAAATGATTATTGTAGGGCAGGGGAATGTTGGAAAGAGTTGTTTGCTGGATAGGATTACAAATAATATTTATAAAGAAAAAAAGGATTCAACAGAAGGCATAGATGTAAAAAGATGGGTATATAATAAAAACAAGAAGGAATATACATTAAATATATGGGATTTTGGTGGTCAGGAGATTTATCACTCTACGCATCAGTTTTTTCTAACAAAACGGTCTCTTTATATTTTTGTATGGGATGCCAGAGCAGAAGAAGAATACGGAAGAATAGATTATTGGTTGAAAACGATAGAGAGTTTTGCGGAAGATAGTCCAATAATTATCTGTATAAATAAGTGTGATAAAAATACTACCAGGATTAATAGAATAGATTTTAAGGAATATAAAGAAAAATATCCACAGATACAGGCGATTTTAGATATAAGTTGTAAAGATAATATTAATATAAAAAGATTGAGGACATATATAGTTAAGCATGCAAGTGCTTTGCAGATTACAAAAGAAAAGTGGTTGAAGTCATGGTATGATGTTCGTGAGGAGATAGAGAAAATAAGTGATAAGAAATATATTACATATGATGAGTATAAAAAAATATGTTTTAAGCATAATGCCGGTGTAGAAGAAGGAAAAAGTTTGAGCCAATATTTGCATGATTTAGGCGTTATTTTGCATTATCAGAATGATACCTTTCTAAAAGGTATTGTAATATTGTCGCCAGAGTGGGCAACTTCAGCCGTTTACAAGATATTGGATTCACAGGAAAATGTTCTTCGAAATAGAAATGGTGTTTTAAAAATAAGTGATTTGCCATTAATATGGAAGGATTTTGAATTATACCCTGAAGATAAGCATGTTTTTTTATTAAAGATTATGGAAAAATTTCAATTATGTTATGAACTAAATAAGGAGAGTTATTTAGTGGCTGAACTTTTGGAAAATACTTCAATTGAGTGTCCAGATGGATGGGATTTTAATAATACCTCCTGTATTAGAATACAATATAGTTATGATTTTATACCAGCTGGTATTATGACCAGATTTATAGTCAATATTAATGAATATATTGCAATTATTAATGGCAAATCCATGTGTTGGCGAAAAGGCGTATATTTAATACACAAAACAGCATATGCAAGTGTTATAATGAGAGATTCAATAGCAGAAAAGAAAATTGAAATAAAAGTAAATGCCAGAGAAAATTCCGTTCATGCAAGAGAACTGCTTTATACTATAAGAAAAACTATAGATGAGATTAATTGTGATTTTAAAAAGATTAATGTAGAGGAGTTTGTTCCCTGTAATTGTGAACCGGAATGTCAATATACATTTGCTTATAGTAAGTTATGTAAAGCTCTGGATAAGAAAGTAGAAACTATGCAATGCTATGAGAGTTTTAAACAGGTAAATGTGCTTAAGTTATTGGAAGGAATAGACATAATGAAACCAGAGGAAACAGGTCCTTATTCATATATGAACCATATTACAGTTAAACCTGTTTTTACGAATAATGTTTCTTCGGAAAGTAGTGCAACTCAATCGAATGTTGTTAATATACAGCAGATTAGAAATATTATTATGGAGATACAGGGGGATATTGTTGAAATACAAGAAGATATTTTAGATATAGTGTCTGAAAATGGGCAGGAAGATATAAAAAAGCAGTTTGAAAAAATTAATATGGATTTGGAAAGTATCAGTGAGATAAAAACGCCAGAGGGTATAGTCAAATCGGGAAAACTGAATAAGTTGAAACGTTGGTTGACGGAGTTTTCTGATGAAGGAAGTGAAATAAGAAAAGCATTGTCTGGAGCAAAAATGTCCTTATGATGGTAAAAGAATTAGCAGTTTAAGTTAATGGATTGTTAGAAAAACTGGGGATTAGTTTATTGCCGCCATTTTAAAATAAGAGTAGAAAGAAAGGATAAATTACCATGGCATTTGTAATAAAAGAAGACTATCAGAGAGAAGTGGAAAAACAGAAAAAGGAAGTGCGGGAAATTGTAATAGCGGGTTTGAGGCAGATAAAAAAAGGACAGACAAAAGATTTTAATGTTGTGTGTGATCGT is from Lachnospiraceae bacterium JLR.KK002 and encodes:
- a CDS encoding exonuclease SbcCD subunit D, with product MKIFHLSDLHIGRQLYNYSLRDNQQAVLSQIVKQAGLHRPDVILICGDIFDRSVPSGEAYTIFDRFLQELSELSPQIPVLVIAGNHDNAQRLNYASSFLEKHRIYVSVMAPTRPEEHLKKIVLEDDWGEVNFYLLPFLKPGYVRHLFEEGTVTDYESAVREILLREEIDYSKRNVLLSHQFYTGTGQETQTCDSEQSVLMVGGLDNIDVSVVEKFDYAALGHIHGPQKVKFPHIRYCGTPLKYSVSEEHHKKSITMAALGQKGEEIRIETIPLEPVYDVRRERGLLQEIIGRATQENRRDFVSVTLTDEKEPYHPREQLEEVYEHLLEINIDNTRTRNLLEIQEESCSFLSPMEAFRGFYQEMQGQPLGEEEERLIGEVLEELGGEQ
- a CDS encoding SMC family ATPase, whose translation is MKPIKLVMSAFGSYAGEEVLDFRDRNQGVFLITGDTGAGKTTIFDAITYALYDQTSGGLREGDMMRSQYAEPETPTFVEFTFSCGKEEYRVRRNPNYRRQSKRKNKEGTYAMTKESASAALWLPDGQEFPGKIREINEKIVEILGLGASQFTQTAMIAQGEFLRLLHASSRERKEIFARIFDTGVYAALQMKLRERSKCLYGQLEDNRKLCDHEIQGVRYLPDSTAGNLWEESRGLLETNPEQILESLDALIRELEAGETEVRSREETLRKELEENAWKLRQAREINQLFQRIEEAEGEIARGRKEVRQQKEQEQKKIVELQESTCRYERRMPELSEQIAGWRSYLPKYALLKEKQQAAAQAQKHQKQVESNCRQVQQQLETVIVSQEQAQKQQQILEETAVNLPLLEEQVKSLADRQSLLEEMSETLKRLNHQERKREEQRRKTETSLQIFQEKSREYEEKNQRFIREQVGMIAETLREGEPCPVCGSRIHPQKAKLSEGAVTRRQVEQAKKEREQADQDLNLCREVFQKVQETCEKEKYRLEQDGARMFGGAFHPEMIPSALTDCREKAEQTKARLKEGKMQEKKLQQLKERQQQLQQEKERLEQEKEAFTQKQYEAKLAFETAAQAGQSLLEELPFSSERELKQHLEQAEQEKAGLESEKSRSEKSLQKLQQELARNQGILTEQQKNLELLKQQSEGKEPVDTAPVLEREQQLKKQAQKLEQEKLQLVSFISRNSQARQQLGRLEHQRKSLKEQYELVSNLDKTANGNLAQHIRMDFQTYVQRRYFHSIIREANRRLVKINGSQFILRCRELENLGRQGEAGLDLDVYDLVTDRVRDVKTLSGGESFLAALSMALGMADVIRNTAGRVHLDTMFIDEGFGSLDEEARRRAIGILNELAGDTRLVGIISHVTELKEQMERKLVISKSQKGSHARWVPDGQTYFR
- a CDS encoding histidine phosphatase family protein, coding for MKIYFIRHGATRGNREHRYVGRTDEGIPESEKERLRERGRLLPEPEGMFVSPSRRCLETARALFPEVFSQKGRVIAETDLREMDFGEFEYKNYQELNGNPAYQKFLDSGGQTGFPGGEEPDAFRRRCREAFFRCIRTAQEHQWETVGFTVHGGTIMSIMEGFAEPPRGYFEYQVQNGCGYITELAMKASDNPENAAEFPIKASDNPENAAGFPIKAGNKPDGSTGEISESQKERFSIKLTIEEEIK
- a CDS encoding D-2-hydroxyacid dehydrogenase, which codes for MKIIFLDAKTIGEDMDLSGYEALGEVVKYDFSTPEEAGQRVRDADVIIVNKVPVNEQTIGNAKNLKLVCVAATGTNNLDKDYLDKRGIAWRNVAGYSTECVTQHTFALLFYLLEHLPYYDKYVKSEKYVGDRIFTHFDKKFTELDGKTWGIIGMGAIGRRVAEAAKIFGCNVIYYSTSGKNNQPGYQRVELDELLAKSDIVSVHAPLTPETEGLMDKKAFEKMKKSAIFLNLGRGPIVAEQDLADALKNGEIMAAGLDVLCVEPMSPENPLKEIKDSGKLLITPHIAWASVEARTRLVNTILGQIQDFFVL